CTCCATAGCATCTATTTGCTCTGTTACCCGCATGGAACCCAGTTCAGCTCCCATTCCCGAGCCAACCTTGCCGGCACATATCAGGGCGGTGATCACCGGAGATATTTCGCGGACAAGGGAAATCGCCACCATACTGGGCAGCATGGATTCCGCACCAAACTCAACCAACGTAGGCCGGGATTGAATGGTAAGCACCAGCCCCATGATAAATGCCGTAATGCCTACAAGTGGTAATGATTTGTACCCAACCCAGTAGCATTGGCGGATAAATTCACGAAATTCATACCGGGGCTGAAAGCCTTCACTAAAAAACCTTCCTGCAAATTTGGCTATATGGCCAACTTCCCGCAGAAATTCGCTTTTACTAAATATTGAGAACAGATCGGCCATAACATATAATTTCTCAATAATAAAATTGAGAAGCAAACCCGAAGATCGCCTTGATGTTGGTCAGGTGGTGGTATGATGCATGTCATATCCACGACTTTTTCTGTCAGCCTTATCAAGAGAATATTTTAATTGATTTATAATCAATCTGATAAATCCAAAAACAGGAGATGTTAAAAATGGTTGATAGAATTATAATCAGAAATGGGTATAAATTGTATACCCGTACAGCCGTTATTCTTTATATCAACTGCAAGTTCTTTAGTAACAATAAAAACGTAGGACCAATACTATTTGCCTCCAAAATTCTCTCCGTTTTTATTAAATAATTGCCTGATCTGCTAGAGACTATAGAAAATAGGTAACGCTGCTAAAGTCTTCCACACC
This region of Fulvivirga ulvae genomic DNA includes:
- a CDS encoding MlaE family ABC transporter permease encodes the protein MADLFSIFSKSEFLREVGHIAKFAGRFFSEGFQPRYEFREFIRQCYWVGYKSLPLVGITAFIMGLVLTIQSRPTLVEFGAESMLPSMVAISLVREISPVITALICAGKVGSGMGAELGSMRVTEQIDAMEVSGTNPFKYLIVTRILATTLMLPVLSSLSNAISLYGGYLGVNIRGAVSWHLYWSQVFDALSYGDLVPSLVKTFFFGFAIGLIGCYKGYYSTKGTEGVGRSANSAVVVASLLVFIIDLIAVQITDLLNLT